One Deinococcus yavapaiensis KR-236 DNA segment encodes these proteins:
- a CDS encoding ATP-binding protein: MTEHTSVGSWVRARRVALDLSQKRLAKLLGCSPVTVQKIEEGRRRPSPVLAEALAKHLDLAEEQVAPFLLLARTAPPVPRVAPAAVSSEPLPAPLTPLIGRVEELVALTGYLQYGERRLVTLTGPPGVGKTRLGLEAARALVSTVGEVRFVPLASLSDPARAWPEVARRLKLSDAGRKPALDRLAAHWQERPALLVLDNFEHLLDAAPGLVALMERAPALRILVTSREALRVTGEQVWPLEPLALPASGKRSLSALLACPAVALFVDRAHAIAPHFTLAESDAEHVAEIVARLDGLPLALELASARAGHLRPAELAEQLRATPFAPLGDGPRDAPARQRTLHAAIAWSYERLPPDLQCCFRHLGVMAGRFTAKAAASVARAGLKDFDKLLAAHLVGRDLTKEGYELLETLRAFALDRLVDQGELEAAAAAHARYFLEEFCAPQGVTMEDNAALEGEVDNLRAALRWFIDQRDSEAASRLAVNLRWFWETRGLQREGLEWFEAALALPGEVEVELRLQTIFSASTLAWQLGLFEQAVTVLLAGLDLTRASSQPVWERRLLFTLGRVEVEQGHADNALAPLQRALELCQGQEGNGVDYAGTLFQLADAHLSLGKVEQARVLAEQGLAVCLAEPGMFWEQHLQTLLGEVALHEGDTKSALACLTLALNLSERAQHTRPLTLLLAVVARAIAVFGEEPESPLIAARLWSAVATYREAAGLPLAVAHRVRIDAAIAQARARAPQSRWHDAWMEGMSWDLAKTVERARDALHAVSSERRIEPSFSGRGAEDEANAP, translated from the coding sequence ATGACAGAGCACACGAGCGTAGGAAGCTGGGTCCGCGCTCGACGGGTCGCGCTGGACCTCTCCCAGAAGCGCCTGGCGAAGTTGCTAGGCTGCTCGCCGGTGACGGTGCAGAAAATAGAAGAGGGCCGTCGCCGCCCGTCTCCTGTACTCGCCGAGGCATTGGCGAAGCATCTCGACTTGGCCGAGGAGCAGGTGGCACCCTTCCTGCTCCTGGCCCGCACGGCGCCCCCGGTGCCACGCGTTGCGCCCGCCGCCGTCAGTTCGGAGCCGTTGCCAGCGCCGCTCACGCCTCTGATTGGCCGCGTGGAGGAACTCGTCGCCCTAACGGGATACCTGCAGTACGGTGAGCGGCGGCTCGTGACGCTGACGGGTCCGCCCGGCGTTGGAAAGACCCGCTTAGGGCTGGAGGCGGCCCGGGCCCTCGTAAGCACCGTAGGCGAGGTGCGTTTCGTACCGCTCGCATCCCTCTCGGACCCTGCTCGGGCCTGGCCGGAAGTGGCACGCCGCCTCAAGTTGAGCGACGCTGGCCGCAAACCAGCTCTCGATCGGCTGGCCGCACATTGGCAGGAGCGACCCGCGCTGCTGGTCCTGGACAACTTCGAGCACCTCCTGGACGCTGCGCCGGGGCTGGTGGCGCTGATGGAGAGAGCGCCAGCGCTGCGGATTCTTGTTACGAGCCGAGAGGCGTTACGTGTCACGGGCGAGCAAGTCTGGCCGCTCGAGCCTCTCGCGCTTCCTGCCTCGGGCAAGCGCTCGCTCAGCGCGCTGCTGGCCTGCCCGGCCGTGGCCCTCTTCGTAGACCGCGCCCACGCGATTGCTCCCCACTTCACTCTTGCAGAGAGCGACGCCGAGCACGTCGCGGAAATCGTCGCGCGGCTCGATGGCCTGCCACTCGCCCTGGAACTCGCTTCGGCCCGCGCCGGGCACCTTCGTCCGGCCGAGCTTGCCGAGCAATTGCGGGCGACGCCCTTCGCGCCCCTCGGCGACGGCCCCCGCGATGCGCCAGCTCGACAGCGAACTCTTCACGCTGCAATCGCGTGGAGCTACGAGCGCCTACCACCTGACTTGCAATGCTGCTTCCGACACCTCGGGGTCATGGCCGGACGCTTTACAGCAAAGGCGGCAGCGAGCGTGGCGAGAGCGGGACTCAAAGATTTCGACAAGCTGCTCGCGGCTCACCTGGTGGGCCGCGACCTTACCAAAGAAGGTTACGAGCTGTTGGAGACGCTGCGTGCCTTCGCGTTGGACCGTCTGGTGGACCAGGGCGAACTGGAAGCGGCTGCGGCTGCGCACGCACGATATTTTCTCGAAGAGTTCTGCGCTCCCCAGGGCGTGACCATGGAGGACAACGCTGCCTTGGAAGGCGAGGTGGACAACTTACGGGCCGCGCTGAGATGGTTCATCGACCAGCGTGACTCGGAGGCGGCATCCCGACTCGCCGTGAATTTGCGCTGGTTCTGGGAGACGCGTGGTCTGCAACGCGAGGGGCTGGAGTGGTTCGAGGCCGCGCTTGCTCTGCCAGGAGAGGTGGAGGTCGAGTTGCGCTTGCAGACCATTTTCAGTGCGTCGACGCTCGCGTGGCAACTCGGCCTCTTCGAGCAAGCCGTGACCGTGTTGCTCGCTGGGCTCGACTTGACGCGAGCGTCGAGTCAGCCCGTCTGGGAGCGTCGACTTCTATTTACCCTTGGACGGGTCGAGGTGGAACAGGGACACGCGGACAACGCCCTCGCCCCGCTGCAGCGGGCCCTCGAGTTGTGTCAGGGCCAAGAGGGGAACGGCGTTGACTACGCTGGCACATTGTTCCAGCTCGCCGATGCCCACCTGTCCCTCGGAAAGGTCGAGCAAGCGCGGGTCCTGGCCGAGCAGGGTCTTGCCGTCTGCCTTGCCGAGCCGGGCATGTTCTGGGAGCAGCATCTGCAGACGCTGCTGGGCGAGGTGGCTCTGCACGAAGGCGATACGAAGAGCGCCCTGGCATGCCTAACGCTGGCCCTGAATCTGAGTGAGCGGGCCCAGCATACGCGTCCGCTCACGTTGCTTCTTGCAGTCGTGGCCCGCGCGATCGCGGTCTTCGGCGAAGAACCAGAGTCCCCGCTGATCGCCGCGCGTTTATGGAGTGCAGTGGCGACGTACCGAGAGGCAGCGGGGCTACCGTTGGCGGTAGCGCATCGTGTACGGATCGACGCGGCCATAGCGCAAGCACGAGCACGGGCGCCTCAAAGTCGGTGGCATGACGCGTGGATGGAGGGCATGTCTTGGGATCTGGCCAAGACAGTGGAACGAGCCCGAGACGCCCTGCACGCGGTGAGTTCGGAGCGGCGAATCGAACCATCGTTCTCGGGGCGGGGGGCCGAGGATGAAGCCAACGCTCCATAG
- a CDS encoding helix-turn-helix domain-containing protein, which translates to MTWDEIEAATRQKIRAQPRGYATRLAEKLGVSRAAVSHMVRGEQAIPSERIADILDTLGLELCIAPKGTNDRLRAVFQDPDPT; encoded by the coding sequence ATGACTTGGGATGAGATCGAAGCGGCCACGCGCCAGAAGATACGCGCCCAACCCCGCGGTTACGCCACCCGCCTCGCCGAGAAGCTGGGCGTTTCTCGCGCTGCCGTCTCGCACATGGTTCGAGGAGAGCAAGCGATTCCTAGCGAGCGAATCGCCGACATCCTCGACACGCTCGGCCTCGAGCTTTGTATTGCCCCGAAAGGAACCAACGATCGCCTTCGCGCCGTCTTCCAAGACCCCGACCCCACCTGA
- a CDS encoding glycoside hydrolase family 43 protein, which produces MTRSETGGGWLFAYFREVHGGTVLEESLHYALSRDGRTFTALAGNTPVWQATVDGQSVPLRDPFVARGLDGRYHLLATRAVPAQRQPDGRYHRIGMGFAPHSGPADLLHATSDDLITWQDVSIAPVLRDVPAAKNLWAPEFVPDAQHGDHLVIWSSSVGPKMWWDKAIWCARTRDFVTYTAPRVLFDPNLNVIDAHIVPHADGYYLFYKPDSHDDTKHVNVAVSANLDGPYETVTVGATPTITEGPHVVWRDDLHEWWMYYDHPWEKRYGLSTSKDLRSWTPLEGGSFPEDARHASVLRLTEEEYERLARAWA; this is translated from the coding sequence ATGACACGATCCGAGACAGGCGGCGGCTGGCTGTTCGCTTACTTCCGAGAAGTGCACGGAGGAACCGTGCTCGAGGAGTCCCTGCATTACGCGCTGAGCCGCGACGGACGCACCTTCACCGCGCTCGCCGGGAACACCCCGGTGTGGCAGGCGACGGTCGACGGACAATCGGTTCCGCTCCGCGACCCGTTCGTCGCGCGTGGTCTCGACGGCCGGTACCACCTGCTCGCCACGCGCGCCGTTCCCGCACAACGCCAGCCGGACGGACGGTACCATCGCATCGGCATGGGATTCGCCCCGCACTCCGGCCCGGCGGACCTGCTGCACGCCACGTCCGACGATCTGATCACGTGGCAGGACGTGAGCATCGCGCCCGTCCTGAGGGACGTGCCCGCCGCGAAGAACTTGTGGGCTCCGGAGTTCGTGCCCGACGCTCAGCACGGCGACCACCTCGTCATCTGGTCTTCGTCCGTCGGACCGAAGATGTGGTGGGACAAGGCCATCTGGTGTGCTCGCACGCGGGACTTCGTGACCTACACCGCCCCGAGGGTCCTGTTCGACCCGAACCTGAACGTGATCGACGCCCACATCGTGCCGCACGCGGACGGGTACTACCTGTTCTACAAGCCGGACTCGCACGACGACACGAAGCACGTGAACGTCGCCGTGAGCGCCAACCTCGACGGGCCGTACGAGACGGTGACCGTCGGTGCCACGCCGACCATCACCGAAGGACCGCACGTGGTGTGGCGCGACGACCTGCACGAGTGGTGGATGTACTACGACCACCCGTGGGAGAAACGGTACGGCCTTTCCACCTCGAAGGACCTTCGCTCGTGGACGCCGCTGGAAGGCGGGTCGTTTCCGGAGGACGCTCGACACGCGAGCGTCCTCCGGCTCACCGAGGAAGAGTACGAACGGCTCGCACGCGCCTGGGCGTGA
- a CDS encoding TetR/AcrR family transcriptional regulator, translated as MADRPPPTTRRRGAALEGAILRAAADELLARGYPDFTMDRVARRAGTNKNALYRRWPHRVALALAAYRLLAVEHYTPPDTGDLREDILAVLRGANRHWASPLGEVLRGLLSENAPEVLAEMHGQGAGGSAALFLPVLERAVARGEVRPDALKPRVAGVALALLRHEYLTRGVTEIPDAVLVEIVDDVYLPLVRTSTSE; from the coding sequence ATGGCCGACCGTCCACCTCCCACCACCCGTCGCCGTGGTGCCGCCCTCGAAGGTGCCATCCTCCGCGCGGCGGCCGACGAGCTTCTTGCCCGGGGATACCCCGACTTCACGATGGACCGGGTCGCGCGACGCGCGGGCACCAACAAGAACGCCCTGTACCGCCGCTGGCCTCATCGCGTCGCCCTCGCCCTCGCCGCCTACCGTCTCCTCGCCGTCGAGCATTACACCCCGCCCGACACCGGCGACCTGCGTGAGGACATCCTCGCGGTGTTGCGCGGCGCGAACCGCCACTGGGCGTCGCCCCTCGGAGAAGTGCTGCGCGGTCTGCTCTCCGAGAACGCTCCCGAGGTTCTCGCGGAGATGCACGGCCAGGGGGCGGGAGGCAGCGCGGCCCTGTTCTTGCCCGTGCTGGAACGCGCCGTCGCGCGGGGCGAGGTGCGTCCGGACGCACTGAAGCCTCGGGTGGCGGGCGTGGCGCTCGCGCTCCTTCGCCACGAGTACCTTACCCGTGGAGTCACCGAGATTCCAGACGCCGTCTTGGTGGAGATCGTGGACGACGTCTACTTGCCGCTCGTGCGAACCTCGACGTCGGAGTGA